A genomic window from Pyxidicoccus trucidator includes:
- a CDS encoding DUF1801 domain-containing protein → MVGKTSKKSAKVAKKAAAKRGATKAAKPRKAVARSSARKPTKAATATRSKGPAVAAKPVLLSGGNPQIAKGYGDAPVQAFIAAMPGWKSDVGRRLDALIVRTVPSVSKAVKWNSPMYGVEGQGWFLGIHCFTKYVKVAFFRGMSLRPVPPGESKQKETRYLDIREDDKLDEAQFAAWVKQASQLPGERM, encoded by the coding sequence ATGGTCGGCAAGACATCCAAGAAGTCGGCGAAGGTCGCAAAGAAGGCCGCCGCCAAGCGAGGCGCTACGAAGGCTGCCAAACCGCGCAAGGCGGTCGCCAGGTCATCTGCCCGCAAGCCCACGAAGGCCGCCACCGCAACCAGGAGCAAGGGCCCCGCGGTGGCCGCAAAGCCTGTCCTCCTCTCTGGCGGCAATCCTCAGATTGCGAAGGGCTACGGCGACGCTCCCGTGCAGGCCTTCATCGCGGCCATGCCGGGCTGGAAAAGCGACGTCGGGCGCCGCCTCGATGCGCTCATCGTGCGCACCGTCCCCAGCGTGAGCAAGGCGGTCAAATGGAACTCGCCGATGTACGGAGTCGAGGGCCAGGGCTGGTTCCTCGGCATCCATTGCTTCACGAAGTACGTCAAGGTGGCCTTCTTCCGCGGCATGTCGCTGCGTCCTGTCCCCCCCGGCGAGTCCAAGCAAAAGGAAACGCGCTACCTCGACATCCGCGAGGACGACAAGCTCGACGAAGCCCAGTTCGCCGCCTGGGTGAAGCAAGCCAGCCAATTGCCCGGCGAACGAATGTAA
- a CDS encoding DUF1801 domain-containing protein → MKKSGESQEPSASELISKKIAELGGWRGETLSRMRKLIKEADPDVVEELKWMGTPVWSHDGIICTGESYKKAVKLTFIKGASLMDPARLFNSSLEGNARRAIDIHEGEEVDASAFKALIRQAVALNSAGKKSKPSKTAKKRSTLE, encoded by the coding sequence ATGAAGAAGTCGGGCGAGAGCCAGGAGCCGTCGGCCTCGGAGCTCATCTCGAAGAAAATCGCCGAGCTCGGGGGTTGGCGCGGGGAAACCCTCAGCAGGATGCGCAAGCTCATCAAGGAAGCAGACCCGGACGTCGTCGAGGAGTTGAAGTGGATGGGCACTCCGGTCTGGTCGCACGACGGCATCATCTGCACTGGCGAGTCCTACAAGAAGGCCGTGAAGCTGACCTTCATCAAGGGCGCGTCTCTGATGGACCCGGCCCGCCTCTTCAACTCGAGTCTCGAGGGAAACGCACGCCGCGCGATCGACATCCACGAAGGAGAGGAAGTTGACGCGTCCGCCTTCAAGGCGCTCATTCGCCAGGCGGTCGCCCTCAACAGTGCTGGCAAGAAGTCGAAACCTTCGAAGACGGCGAAGAAGCGCTCCACCCTGGAGTGA
- a CDS encoding DoxX family protein, with product MALALDMNMPRSKGIVLGFWIVTALFCLQMGFTAYAQLSLPQVAEAFTHLGFPAYFRVELSWAKLLGVALLLAPVPARLKEWAYAGFAINLVSALIAHLAVGDGLEVWVWAAVTGVLWGLSYFFWRRLEATPAGTSRVTT from the coding sequence TTGGCCCTCGCGCTCGACATGAACATGCCCCGCTCCAAAGGAATCGTCCTCGGCTTCTGGATTGTCACCGCGCTCTTCTGCCTGCAGATGGGCTTCACCGCCTACGCGCAGCTGAGCCTGCCGCAGGTGGCGGAGGCGTTCACCCACCTCGGCTTCCCCGCCTACTTCCGGGTGGAGCTCTCGTGGGCCAAGCTCCTCGGCGTGGCGCTGCTGCTTGCGCCGGTGCCGGCGCGGCTCAAGGAGTGGGCCTATGCCGGCTTCGCCATCAACCTCGTCTCTGCGCTCATCGCCCACCTCGCGGTGGGCGATGGCCTGGAGGTGTGGGTCTGGGCGGCGGTCACCGGCGTGCTCTGGGGACTCTCGTACTTCTTCTGGCGCCGCCTGGAGGCCACGCCAGCTGGAACGTCCAGGGTGACAACATGA
- a CDS encoding SRPBCC family protein, with the protein MSSREQYAPGAASGAEVRKEGEKWTLVLVRDLRHPPEKVWKAITEPEHLREWAPFDSDRSLGTVGTAKLSAAGAPTPVVSESQVKRADAPKVLELSWGGQDMRWELEPQGAGTRLTLWHNINRGFISMGAAGWHICFDVLDRLLTGQPIGRIVGAEAMKFGGWQRLNAEYAKQFGVETPSWPSRST; encoded by the coding sequence ATGAGCAGCCGTGAGCAATACGCGCCGGGCGCCGCTTCTGGCGCCGAGGTTCGAAAAGAGGGAGAGAAGTGGACGCTCGTCCTCGTTCGCGACCTCCGCCACCCTCCTGAAAAGGTCTGGAAGGCGATCACGGAGCCCGAGCATCTGCGCGAATGGGCTCCGTTCGATTCTGACCGGAGCCTCGGTACCGTTGGCACCGCGAAGCTCTCGGCAGCGGGGGCGCCGACGCCGGTTGTCTCCGAGAGCCAGGTGAAGCGGGCTGACGCGCCCAAGGTGCTCGAGCTCAGCTGGGGGGGACAGGACATGCGCTGGGAACTGGAGCCGCAGGGCGCCGGCACCCGGCTCACGCTCTGGCACAACATCAACCGTGGCTTCATCTCGATGGGCGCCGCGGGCTGGCACATCTGCTTCGATGTGCTGGATCGGCTGCTCACCGGTCAGCCCATTGGACGCATCGTCGGCGCCGAGGCCATGAAGTTCGGCGGCTGGCAGCGATTGAACGCCGAATACGCAAAGCAGTTCGGCGTGGAGACCCCCTCTTGGCCCTCGCGCTCGACATGA
- a CDS encoding ArsR/SmtB family transcription factor — protein sequence MSVVESTFTIVAEPNRRAILSLLLSSERSVGELERELRLSQPSVSKHLRVLREAGFVESRIEAQRRLYRLRPEPLMELDEWLVPFRRYWSKHVDALERHLDKMDEVPSLEKVPSVKGKKKHEQP from the coding sequence ATGTCCGTCGTGGAATCCACGTTCACCATCGTCGCTGAGCCCAACAGACGGGCCATCTTGAGCCTGCTGCTCTCGTCGGAGCGCTCCGTTGGCGAGCTCGAGCGCGAGCTTCGACTGTCGCAGCCGTCCGTCTCCAAGCACCTGCGAGTGCTGAGAGAGGCTGGGTTCGTGGAGTCACGAATTGAAGCGCAGCGGCGCCTCTATCGACTGAGACCGGAGCCGCTCATGGAACTCGATGAATGGCTCGTTCCCTTCCGGCGCTACTGGTCAAAGCACGTCGATGCCCTGGAACGACACCTGGACAAGATGGACGAGGTGCCCTCGCTGGAGAAGGTGCCCTCTGTGAAAGGAAAGAAGAAACATGAGCAGCCGTGA
- a CDS encoding dienelactone hydrolase family protein produces the protein MPDEYRFRVDGHIPVLKVHYEPRPSPAVIVLHGLFSNADAQRWELEALAKWGMTAVGMDAPHHGARRDGWLDGMPSLGPTDYHARLLYFVREAIPEVSRVIDHVAGEGHGPIGLAGVSFGAYTALAVAARDSRVQATVSILGSPDWTPRDGYVTDELRWLMQDAPVHRPWDCARNPLLLLNAGKDTLVPAHQSRDFAHRLWGEFPGLGSHVGHHEYPHSDHYMRAEDWNDAWGRALGFLRRTLYRAAT, from the coding sequence ATGCCCGACGAGTACCGCTTCCGCGTGGACGGTCACATCCCCGTCCTCAAGGTGCACTACGAGCCCCGGCCCAGCCCCGCCGTCATCGTGCTGCACGGGCTGTTCTCGAATGCGGACGCGCAGCGCTGGGAGCTGGAGGCGCTCGCGAAGTGGGGCATGACCGCCGTCGGCATGGACGCCCCGCACCATGGCGCCCGGCGCGATGGCTGGCTCGACGGGATGCCTTCGCTCGGCCCGACCGACTACCACGCGCGCCTGCTCTACTTCGTCCGCGAGGCCATCCCCGAGGTTTCACGGGTCATCGACCATGTGGCAGGGGAGGGCCACGGGCCCATCGGGCTCGCGGGTGTGTCGTTCGGCGCGTACACGGCGCTGGCCGTGGCGGCCCGGGACTCTCGCGTCCAGGCGACGGTGTCCATTCTTGGCTCTCCGGACTGGACGCCCCGGGATGGCTACGTCACCGATGAGCTGCGCTGGCTGATGCAGGACGCACCCGTCCACCGTCCGTGGGACTGCGCGCGCAACCCGCTGCTCCTGCTGAACGCGGGGAAGGACACGCTCGTCCCCGCGCATCAGTCCCGGGACTTCGCGCACCGCCTCTGGGGGGAGTTTCCCGGGCTGGGCTCGCACGTCGGACACCACGAGTACCCGCATTCGGACCACTACATGCGGGCGGAGGACTGGAACGACGCCTGGGGCCGGGCGCTCGGCTTCCTGCGGCGCACCCTCTACCGTGCCGCCACCTGA
- a CDS encoding TolC family protein — protein sequence MLIRALLSSVLLTQAPSVSATPGRVLTSQSAPATTDAPMQEPTPQAASSASGVLKQDSSTGATVPTASAFPLLTFEEAIALAEKQNPGLDAARARLQQSRELGNKAWSGYLPSITANGSYIRNPEELTFSLPGAPAPITLQKQHQLSGQLSARQAVLVPSLWPAIQNAYLGERVAALTAENTRRETLFAVAQAYLGAASLRESVAVQEQLLEVRRGFERDAEARFEAGDVERLALLRATLDRKQAEQEVVRSRNAYATAKSALAALLGRPVDFEVAPPQVATVAVPPEAGDVSTAEKTALDRRPDAASARLNVDLARGGRREVLAEYLPNLYATGNYSTTNTAGLTGVSSTWTVGLALSWTLFDGGLREANLRESSGKIAEANANLRGAEEKIRDEVRKARGELGSAEANLSTAEERVKLAWESARLAKQSFDAGASTYLQVTDVNATLASAQMSAVAEALNVQLSRLALARAMGLFDPTGNSLVPR from the coding sequence ATGCTCATCCGTGCTCTTCTCTCCAGCGTCCTGCTGACCCAGGCCCCCAGCGTCTCCGCCACTCCAGGACGCGTCCTCACGTCCCAGTCGGCTCCCGCCACCACCGACGCGCCGATGCAGGAGCCCACTCCCCAGGCGGCCTCCAGCGCCTCCGGTGTGCTGAAGCAGGACTCCAGCACCGGGGCGACAGTGCCCACGGCTTCGGCGTTCCCGCTGCTCACCTTCGAGGAGGCCATTGCCCTCGCGGAGAAGCAGAACCCCGGCCTCGACGCCGCCCGCGCCCGGCTCCAGCAGTCCCGGGAGCTCGGCAACAAGGCCTGGTCGGGTTACCTCCCCAGCATCACCGCGAACGGCTCGTACATCCGGAACCCGGAGGAGCTGACGTTCTCCCTGCCTGGTGCTCCGGCGCCCATCACCCTGCAGAAGCAGCATCAGCTCTCCGGTCAGCTCTCCGCGCGGCAGGCAGTGCTCGTCCCCTCGCTGTGGCCGGCCATCCAGAATGCCTACCTGGGTGAGCGGGTGGCGGCGCTGACGGCGGAGAACACCCGCCGCGAGACGCTCTTCGCGGTGGCCCAGGCCTATCTCGGCGCCGCGAGCCTGCGGGAGTCCGTGGCGGTGCAGGAGCAGCTCCTCGAGGTCCGCCGCGGCTTCGAGCGAGACGCCGAGGCGCGCTTCGAGGCCGGCGACGTGGAGCGGCTGGCCCTCCTGCGCGCGACGCTGGACCGCAAGCAAGCCGAGCAGGAGGTGGTGCGAAGCCGCAACGCCTACGCCACCGCGAAGAGCGCCCTGGCCGCGCTCCTCGGGCGGCCGGTGGACTTCGAGGTGGCGCCGCCCCAGGTGGCGACTGTGGCAGTCCCTCCCGAGGCAGGCGATGTGTCCACCGCGGAGAAGACGGCACTCGACCGACGTCCGGACGCCGCGTCAGCGCGCCTCAACGTGGACCTCGCGCGCGGCGGCCGCCGGGAGGTGCTCGCCGAGTACCTCCCCAACCTGTATGCCACCGGCAACTACTCGACGACGAACACCGCCGGCCTCACCGGGGTGTCGTCCACCTGGACGGTGGGACTGGCCCTGTCGTGGACGCTGTTCGACGGCGGGCTGCGCGAGGCCAACCTGCGCGAGTCCTCCGGGAAGATTGCCGAGGCGAACGCCAACCTGCGCGGCGCCGAGGAGAAGATTCGCGACGAGGTGCGCAAGGCCCGCGGCGAGCTGGGGAGCGCGGAAGCCAATCTCAGCACTGCCGAGGAGCGGGTGAAGCTGGCGTGGGAGAGCGCGCGGCTCGCGAAGCAGAGCTTCGACGCCGGGGCCTCGACGTACCTTCAGGTGACGGATGTCAACGCGACGCTCGCGAGCGCCCAGATGTCCGCCGTGGCCGAGGCCCTCAACGTGCAGCTGTCACGCCTGGCCCTGGCGAGGGCGATGGGCCTCTTCGACCCCACCGGCAACTCCCTGGTGCCTCGGTGA
- a CDS encoding efflux RND transporter permease subunit, which translates to MLQTFIKHSVFTVMLMAAVVVFGLFAFPRIGVDQYPNVDIPVVTVTTLMPGADPESVEKNVTTPLEEALNTVNGVDELNSINLENVSQVTISFKLGTDVDVAAQDVRDRVQATLRSLPDDIETPVVEKFDIGAAPILTLSLSGSLPIEELTRVAEDVVKPSLQSQAGVGSISVVGGREREIQLVVDPQRLRGYGLAIGDVSQALQAQSVDLPGGRATQGGRERIVRLTAEARSVGEIGNIILASPNGTPVRVRDVAAVVDGAQEARGLARSDTGTALALVVRKQSGANTVQVAESVKESLAELNAELPQGVTVSTISDNSTSIRASIHGVQVDMLLGGVLSVLIVLVFLRNLRSTLVAAIALPVSVIGTFAVMALLGFTFNLITMLALTLSIGLLIDDAIVVIENIVRHLEEGKTPMQAALEGTQQIVIAVLAVTLAVVAVFIPVAFMEGTIGQFFYQFGVTVAVAVLISYAVSMTLTPMLASRLLKSHGHGPTNRVSAAIERALVGVEAWYRRVLGRVLERRGLAIAVAVGVLVMTLGMARFLKFTFIPTSDNGAVRVTLELPVGSTLEDTERELGSVAAQVRTLEGVKETFSTAGGGTLEEVHKGEVLVNLMPRKERDFDQEAFKVRLRGVLPQRPGVMLSVQDASGSGGGGRTQQVQYVLRGTDWPQVVASSEKLLAVMKSNPGLTDVDTTFRSGKPQYDVRIDRERAAKLGVPAAQVGVALRAYLGRDEFMTYREGGETYDVKLRLPDATLASEEALGQLTVRNSSGQLVELRNVASIIPSEGPVQIDRQNQKRQITLLANLAPDYTLGEGMSFLTAQAEKELPQGVVGSFAGNAKEMGKTAAAFATALGLGILLLYMILAAQFGSYIHPFTIMVSLPFALIGAIGALLLSGNAMSMIALIGIIMLMGLVVKNGILLVDFTQQLRDAGRSARDALLEAAPVRLRPILMTTIAMVAGMVPVALAKGDGAETRVPMALVIIGGLISSTVLTLVVVPVVYSLLDGLSERFSRRKSDAHAADAEVAVASGAVSGNLLEEGSH; encoded by the coding sequence ATGCTCCAGACCTTCATCAAGCACTCTGTCTTCACCGTCATGCTGATGGCGGCGGTCGTCGTCTTCGGCCTCTTTGCCTTCCCGCGCATCGGCGTCGACCAGTATCCCAACGTCGACATCCCCGTCGTCACCGTCACCACCTTGATGCCGGGCGCGGACCCCGAGTCCGTCGAGAAGAACGTCACCACGCCGCTCGAAGAGGCGCTCAACACCGTCAACGGCGTGGACGAGCTCAACTCCATCAACCTGGAGAACGTCAGTCAGGTGACCATCAGCTTCAAGCTGGGCACCGACGTGGACGTGGCGGCCCAGGACGTGAGAGACCGCGTGCAGGCCACGCTGCGCTCGCTGCCGGATGACATCGAGACGCCCGTCGTCGAGAAGTTCGACATCGGCGCGGCGCCCATCCTGACGCTGTCCCTCTCCGGCTCGCTGCCCATCGAGGAGCTGACGCGCGTGGCCGAGGACGTGGTGAAGCCCTCGCTGCAGAGTCAGGCCGGCGTGGGCAGCATCAGCGTGGTGGGCGGTCGCGAGCGGGAGATTCAGCTGGTGGTCGACCCGCAGCGGCTGCGCGGCTACGGGCTGGCCATTGGCGACGTCAGCCAGGCCCTCCAGGCGCAGAGCGTGGACCTGCCCGGCGGACGCGCCACGCAGGGAGGCCGCGAGCGAATCGTTCGCCTGACGGCCGAGGCGCGCAGTGTGGGGGAGATTGGCAACATCATCCTCGCCAGCCCCAACGGCACGCCGGTGCGCGTGCGTGACGTGGCGGCGGTGGTGGACGGCGCGCAGGAAGCGCGCGGCCTGGCCCGCTCGGACACGGGCACCGCCCTCGCCCTCGTGGTGCGCAAGCAGTCGGGCGCCAACACGGTGCAGGTCGCCGAGAGCGTCAAGGAGTCGCTCGCGGAGCTCAACGCCGAGCTGCCCCAGGGCGTGACGGTCAGCACCATCAGCGACAACTCCACGAGCATTCGCGCCTCCATCCACGGGGTGCAGGTGGACATGCTGCTCGGCGGCGTCCTCTCCGTCCTCATCGTGCTCGTCTTCCTGCGCAACCTGCGCTCCACGCTCGTGGCCGCCATCGCGCTGCCGGTGAGCGTCATCGGTACCTTCGCGGTGATGGCGCTCCTGGGCTTCACCTTCAACCTCATCACCATGCTGGCGCTGACGCTCTCCATCGGTCTGCTCATCGACGACGCCATCGTGGTCATCGAGAACATCGTCCGCCACCTGGAAGAGGGGAAGACGCCCATGCAGGCGGCGCTCGAGGGCACCCAGCAGATTGTCATCGCGGTGCTCGCGGTGACGCTCGCCGTCGTGGCCGTGTTCATCCCCGTGGCCTTCATGGAGGGAACGATTGGCCAGTTCTTCTACCAGTTCGGCGTCACGGTGGCCGTGGCGGTGCTCATCTCCTACGCGGTGTCGATGACGCTCACGCCCATGCTCGCCAGCCGCCTGCTCAAGAGCCACGGCCACGGCCCCACCAACCGGGTGAGCGCCGCCATCGAGCGCGCGCTCGTGGGGGTGGAGGCCTGGTACCGCCGCGTCCTCGGCCGCGTGCTCGAGCGGCGGGGCCTCGCCATCGCAGTGGCCGTTGGCGTGCTGGTGATGACGCTGGGGATGGCTCGCTTCCTCAAGTTCACCTTCATCCCGACCTCCGACAACGGCGCGGTGCGCGTGACGCTCGAGCTGCCCGTGGGCTCCACGCTCGAGGACACCGAGCGTGAGCTCGGCTCCGTGGCAGCGCAGGTGCGCACCCTGGAGGGCGTGAAGGAGACGTTCAGCACGGCCGGCGGCGGCACGCTCGAGGAGGTGCACAAGGGCGAGGTGCTGGTGAACCTCATGCCCCGCAAGGAGCGCGACTTCGACCAGGAGGCCTTCAAGGTGCGCCTGCGCGGCGTGTTGCCGCAGCGTCCCGGAGTGATGCTCTCCGTCCAGGACGCCTCCGGCTCCGGCGGTGGCGGCCGCACCCAGCAGGTCCAGTACGTGCTGCGCGGCACGGACTGGCCCCAGGTCGTCGCCTCCAGCGAGAAGCTGCTCGCCGTGATGAAGTCCAACCCCGGCCTCACCGACGTCGACACGACGTTCCGCAGTGGCAAGCCGCAGTACGACGTGCGCATCGACCGCGAGCGCGCCGCGAAGTTGGGCGTGCCGGCCGCCCAGGTGGGCGTCGCCCTGCGCGCCTATCTGGGCCGCGACGAGTTCATGACGTACCGCGAGGGCGGCGAGACGTACGACGTGAAGCTGCGCCTGCCCGATGCCACGCTCGCCTCCGAGGAGGCGCTGGGACAGCTCACCGTGCGCAACTCGAGCGGGCAGTTGGTGGAGCTGCGCAACGTGGCGAGCATCATTCCTTCCGAGGGCCCGGTGCAGATTGACCGTCAGAACCAGAAGCGGCAGATCACCCTGCTCGCAAACCTCGCGCCCGACTACACCCTGGGCGAGGGAATGAGCTTCCTCACGGCGCAAGCCGAGAAGGAGCTGCCCCAGGGAGTGGTGGGGAGCTTCGCCGGCAACGCGAAGGAGATGGGCAAGACGGCCGCGGCCTTCGCCACCGCGCTGGGGCTGGGCATCCTCCTGCTGTACATGATTCTGGCGGCGCAGTTCGGGAGCTACATCCACCCCTTCACCATCATGGTCTCGCTGCCCTTCGCGCTCATCGGCGCCATCGGGGCGCTGCTGCTGTCGGGCAACGCCATGTCGATGATTGCCCTCATCGGCATCATCATGCTGATGGGCCTGGTGGTGAAGAACGGCATCCTGCTCGTCGACTTCACCCAGCAATTGCGCGACGCGGGCAGGAGCGCACGCGACGCACTGCTGGAGGCCGCCCCGGTGCGCCTGCGCCCCATCCTCATGACGACCATCGCCATGGTGGCCGGCATGGTGCCGGTGGCGCTCGCCAAGGGGGATGGCGCCGAGACGCGCGTGCCCATGGCGCTCGTCATCATCGGCGGCCTCATCAGCTCCACGGTGCTGACGTTGGTGGTGGTGCCCGTTGTCTACTCGCTGCTGGACGGGCTCTCCGAGCGCTTCAGCCGACGCAAGAGTGACGCGCATGCCGCGGATGCGGAGGTCGCGGTGGCCTCCGGCGCGGTGAGCGGCAACCTCCTGGAAGAGGGCTCCCACTGA
- a CDS encoding efflux RND transporter periplasmic adaptor subunit: protein MKMPLKAAAVVVAVVAAGCGGGGKPVVPPSAAQVVQKPVGVRAVTPATQLESSVLQATGSVRSKQSATLSAQASGALTRVTVNVGDRVKRGQVLAQLDTSNARIAADQARAAKAAADAAFDGATTEVERARVLAQSGSLARAALDKAEVGHRQAQAQAAQAAAALANAQEVLRDASLTAPFEGVITSRSRNEGDYVSPGTAIFGLVNTHALEVRAAVPEAFVDRVKVGTVVKGSLNPSGAPFEARVTSLGATIDEQTRTVEVLAEVLPAKDEGVRMRAGALVELDFSATVASDGAPGQAGLFLPAQAVNAKGQQGFVWVVQDGKAQRRDVKVERVLPGFVRVVQGLGSEERVVADASLQLQDGAALQVVQ from the coding sequence ATGAAGATGCCCTTGAAAGCAGCAGCGGTCGTGGTGGCGGTGGTGGCGGCGGGGTGTGGCGGTGGCGGCAAGCCCGTCGTCCCGCCCTCTGCCGCGCAGGTCGTCCAGAAGCCGGTGGGCGTCCGGGCCGTCACGCCGGCCACCCAGCTCGAGTCGAGCGTCCTGCAGGCCACCGGCAGCGTGCGCTCCAAGCAGTCGGCGACGCTGAGCGCGCAGGCGTCCGGCGCCCTCACGCGCGTCACCGTGAATGTGGGCGACAGGGTGAAGCGTGGCCAGGTGCTGGCGCAGCTCGACACCTCCAATGCGCGCATCGCCGCCGACCAGGCGCGCGCCGCCAAGGCCGCGGCCGACGCGGCTTTCGACGGCGCGACGACGGAGGTGGAGCGGGCGCGGGTCCTCGCGCAGTCGGGCAGCCTCGCGCGCGCCGCTCTCGACAAGGCCGAGGTGGGCCATCGCCAGGCGCAGGCCCAGGCCGCGCAGGCGGCCGCGGCCCTCGCCAACGCGCAGGAGGTCCTCCGCGATGCCTCCCTCACGGCCCCTTTCGAAGGTGTCATCACCAGCCGCAGCCGCAACGAAGGCGACTACGTGTCACCGGGCACAGCCATCTTCGGCCTCGTCAACACGCATGCGCTCGAGGTGCGCGCGGCCGTGCCCGAGGCGTTCGTGGACCGCGTCAAGGTGGGCACCGTCGTCAAGGGCTCCCTCAACCCCTCCGGCGCTCCCTTCGAGGCGCGGGTGACGAGTCTGGGCGCCACCATCGACGAGCAGACGCGCACCGTCGAGGTGCTCGCGGAAGTGCTGCCGGCGAAGGACGAAGGGGTGCGGATGCGCGCGGGCGCCCTCGTGGAGCTCGACTTCTCGGCCACGGTGGCGTCCGACGGTGCGCCGGGACAGGCAGGGCTCTTCCTGCCCGCGCAGGCCGTCAATGCCAAAGGCCAGCAGGGCTTCGTCTGGGTGGTGCAGGACGGCAAGGCGCAGCGCCGTGACGTCAAGGTGGAGCGCGTGCTGCCCGGCTTCGTGCGCGTGGTGCAGGGGCTCGGCTCCGAGGAGCGCGTCGTGGCCGACGCAAGCCTGCAGCTCCAGGACGGCGCCGCACTCCAGGTCGTCCAGTAG
- a CDS encoding TetR/AcrR family transcriptional regulator, producing MSPDPRIAILNAAGEVFARFGFKKASVEDIARRAGVGKGSIYLHFESKEALFEVCVRQTHAQNLSELKACVARATTPEAQVRAFIRCKLDQHTRAPVGPRIEMVTLFELGTQAVHLVPEMMEADAAVLVRVLEAGVAQGVFAVAAPQLVARGFLELLMTLAPRLMTQEPDVQVKQALDSCFEVFIRGLASPPAPSRHKR from the coding sequence ATGAGTCCGGACCCCCGCATCGCCATCCTCAACGCCGCCGGCGAGGTCTTCGCCCGGTTCGGCTTCAAGAAGGCCTCGGTCGAGGACATCGCCCGCCGAGCGGGCGTTGGCAAGGGCAGCATCTACCTGCACTTCGAGAGCAAGGAGGCGTTGTTCGAGGTCTGCGTCCGGCAGACGCATGCGCAGAACCTTTCCGAGCTCAAGGCGTGCGTTGCTCGTGCCACGACGCCCGAGGCTCAGGTCCGCGCCTTCATCCGCTGCAAGCTGGACCAGCACACCCGGGCGCCGGTGGGGCCGCGCATCGAGATGGTCACGCTCTTCGAGCTGGGCACCCAAGCGGTTCACCTCGTGCCCGAGATGATGGAGGCGGACGCGGCGGTCCTGGTGCGCGTCCTCGAGGCGGGGGTGGCGCAGGGGGTATTCGCCGTGGCCGCCCCCCAGCTGGTGGCCCGCGGCTTCCTGGAGCTCCTCATGACGCTCGCGCCCAGGCTGATGACGCAGGAGCCTGATGTCCAGGTGAAGCAAGCGCTGGACTCCTGCTTCGAGGTCTTCATCCGCGGCCTCGCGTCCCCGCCTGCCCCCTCGCGACACAAGCGCTGA
- a CDS encoding DUF6232 family protein — protein MNLRDDMPDALHPDAAPTGATAHPADATTAMDEVLFDFDGVRVTTRSVAVHGRTWGLEHVCGVTVLFQRPSDLLLRAQAVLMGALLLVYGLVQGPLAAFVRDGSPGGVALGAAALMGYAALAWRLLHSERAYIWVHTRFSSQPVYRGRSWTTARALAHALRQALQQRGTDYAHEDAA, from the coding sequence ATGAACCTTCGAGACGACATGCCAGACGCGCTGCATCCCGACGCGGCCCCCACGGGAGCGACAGCGCACCCGGCGGACGCGACGACGGCGATGGACGAGGTGCTCTTCGACTTCGACGGTGTGCGGGTGACGACGAGAAGCGTGGCGGTGCACGGCCGGACGTGGGGTCTGGAGCACGTTTGCGGAGTCACCGTGCTGTTCCAGCGGCCCTCGGACCTCTTGCTTCGCGCGCAGGCCGTGCTCATGGGGGCGCTGCTCCTGGTCTACGGGCTCGTGCAAGGCCCGCTGGCGGCGTTCGTCCGCGATGGCAGCCCCGGGGGCGTGGCGCTCGGCGCGGCAGCGCTCATGGGCTACGCGGCCCTGGCCTGGCGGTTGTTGCACTCCGAACGCGCCTACATCTGGGTGCACACGCGGTTCAGCTCGCAGCCGGTGTACCGGGGGCGTTCCTGGACGACGGCACGCGCGCTCGCCCACGCGCTGCGCCAGGCCCTACAGCAAAGGGGGACGGACTATGCCCATGAGGACGCGGCATAG